The Neosynechococcus sphagnicola sy1 region ATACGGTTTGCCATGCCGGAAAATCCCCTGGCAACCCTCGCCATCGCACTCCCTCCACCAAAACATAGAAAACTGGCGTTCAGAACATCCCACATATCGACGCTACGAGGACGACCACCGAATTTCGGCTCGGGTATCAAGTCGTTGAGTAGTTCAAATTGGGCTTGAGACAAATTACTGGGGTAAGCTTTACTCATGACGCTCTCTCAGTGCTGTGTACGACATATTCGCAGCTTACACTGAGTGAGCTTTTTTACTCACTAAACGACTTTTAAAACACCCTCTGAGTTCTACCCATGGAACTGTACCTCATTCCTGGGGAATTGCCTGACTTGCGCTATCAGTATCGTTGGGAGCCCCATGCAGTACAGACGATCTTTACTACTGTTTTTCCTCTTCCTCGCTGGTGCGGGTGTCTTCGTGTGGTTTACGAGCCAGTCGATGCCCAATGTTGTGGCATCCCACTTTGGCACTTCAGGCTCTGCCAATGGGTTCATGCCCCGCGACTATTACGTTCTTTTCATCCTCACTTTCGTGGTCGGACTTCCCCTGCTGCTGCTGGTTGGTACCTACGTTGCTCTCGCTAGCCCGAGAGTCCGCATCAATCTGCCGCACCGTGAGTATTGGCTAGCACCCGCTAGGCGAGCTGAAACCGTGTCCTTCTTGCGCGCACACTCGGTGTGGTTTGCAGCAATGCTCGTTGCCTTTCTCTGCTACGTTCACTGGCTGGTTGTTCGCGCAAATCAGGTACAGCCCGTCCAATTGTCAACGCCAGGGCTACTTGCTGGCTTGGGAATCTTCTTTGCGGCGATGTTTTTTTGGGCAATGGCGATGATTCGTCGCTTTAGCCATCGCCCCTAACCCATCGGTAGGGGAAGCTCTGGAGCAACGGGGTAGTCAAATGACAGTTTCAAGCTTCGCTTAAAACGTTTTCTGCACCACTAAGCAGTTGACGATAGAAACTGCCGAGGAGGAACCACCGACAGCCTCAATGCTGGACTAGGGCATCATCTCCTCACCTGGCATTGTCTCCGATAGTTTGTTAAAGATGTCGTTCTACCGCATCGCTAAATTCTTGGTAGGATTTGACCCCAATAATTGTTTCCTTCAACTCACCTTGCTTAAAAAATAGAACCGCCGGAATACTGCGAATACCAAAGCGTTTAGCCAGGGGTTTATTGGCATCCATATCTAACTTGAAGACCTTGGCGCGATCGCCATAGTCGCCGTCTAATTGATCCATCAATGGGCTGACCAACTTGCAGGGACCACACCAAGTGGCTGTACAGTCAACTACTAGCAAGGTTGCAGTGGTTAAGAGTGTATCCAATTCGGCTTCGCTTTGAATGTAGGTGACAGTTGTCAAAATGACTTCCTCAAAAAATCCCAAAGAGTGGATGCATTACCTAAAAGTTATTGCTGTGAAATCAGCTGAGATCCTGACACCAAAGAGACCATTGAGGTAAACGATCTCTAGGTAGTTGAGAGCTACTACCAAAACATCTGGACAGCAATTTTTCAGATATAGCCATCCTAACTGAGAACGGCGAAAGTCCTGGCGAAACTTGGAATTTGGCGTACCGCTTTGGGCGAAGAGCGGCGTTCTTGGCCCCACCACTCCTGCAGGGATGGTTGCCAGTCTACCGGGTAGATCGTATTCAGATATACTTCCAGGCAACTCACTACGGACAGGGTTTCGAGCACAGTTAGGTAGGATCTAGGGGAACAGCGACATTTCACTATGGCAAATGGCATTCACCTCGCCCAGGTTAAGCAAGGGGCAAAGCACTGGAATGATTGGCGTGAGGCTAATATCGGTACAGTACTGGATCTCAGTGATGCGAACCTCATCGGGGTGAATCTGAGTGGAGCGAGTCTGGTGGGCGTTAATTTGAGTGGAGCTTATCTCAGTGGTGCCTATTTGAGTCGCGCTGATTTACAGGAAGCCAATCTCGCTAAAGCCAATCTCGCCGACGCTGATTTTACAGGAGCCAACTTTACCGCTGCCTATCTTTCAGACGCAAACCTCACGGGAGCCAACTTAAGTGGGGCTGATTTACCAGGTGCCAACCTCTTTGCCGCTAACTTCCAGCAGGCAAACCTGCGAGGAGCTAACCTTCGCGAGGCAAGACTCTTTGAGGCCAATTTAACGGCTGCTGAGTTAGTAGATGTAGACCTCACCCGTGCCAACCTCTGTCGCGCCAATCTCGGTCAGGCCAATCTTACCCGCGCCGATCTCAGTCGCGCTTACTTAATCCATGCCAACTTGATTGAAGCTAATCTCAACGAGGCAGAGCTGTTAGAGACAAATTTGACAGAAGCCGATCTCAGTCGTGCCAACCTCTCAGAGGCAAATTGCAGCGGTGCCAATCTCCGTCGGGTGAATCTGGGGGAGGCTTATTTGGTAGGCGCGACCCTCAATGGAGCAGACTTCACGGGGGCTTCTTTTGAGGGGGCAAATCTCACTGGCGTTAAAGCGCTCTCAGCCAATTTTAGAGCTGCTAAGTTCACGGGGGCTTGCTTGGAAGACTGGCGGATTAACCGAGATACCCAGTTAGATGGTATTCTCTGCGATTATCTGTTTTTACAAAGCCATCAACGCCAGCGCCGCCCCTTTGAAGGGGTCTTCGCACCAGGTGGGTTTATTCAGGTGATGGGTCTGAAGTAGACTTTGCCAAGCGGTGATCGAGCTGGTGCAGTAACAGGAAGGCGATCATCACACTGGCGGCTAACAGTCCCCAATATCCATCGGCCCAGGGACGGGGTTGATCCAGAGCCAGTCCTCCCAAGGGCTGCCCGATGAGATAGCCGATGGCCCACCCGAGGGAATTGATGGAAAGGTAAGTTCCCCGCAGCGGTTCAGGCGCTAGTTCCACCACCAGTGAAGAAGCTGCGGGCAAATAGGTCACCGTGGCGATCGCCAACAGACCCAACCCCACCAGCGCCCCCGCCAGTGGGAATCGAGGAGTCACCCCCGTTAGACCAATGGTGACAAAACCCAAACCCCATAACCAGGCCGAGAGCCGCAGAACTTGGGTGCGGGGGAGGGATTTCAGGGCGCGGGCGGTGGGGAGTTGACAGAGGGTGCACACCAGTAAATACCAGGTAAACAGAGCGCTGATGATCAGCGATGAAAATCCCTGTCCTGAGGGCGTGGCGTGGACAAAATTGCTGAAATATAACGGTAGGGTGCTGTAAACCTGAGCAATATAAGCGGTCAACAATATATTCAACAGTCCATAGATTTGCAGGGGGCGATCGCCCAGGGCAAGGTACCAACCGGTGAAAAACGGCGGCGGTTGTGCGGCCACGGTGCGAGTTTCCGCGATCGCTCCATAGATCACCCCAAAAAACACGAGAAAAGACAGGCCATCCACCACAAACAGCAGGCGAAAGGCTCCCGTCGTGCCAATCACCAGTCCCCCGAGCACCACTCCCATCCCCAAGCCCAGGTTATCCCCCAGGCGGGTCAAGGCATAGGCTTCACTGCGCTGGTGAGGGTGGGTTAAATCGGCAACCACCGCTTCCGTCGCCGGCCAGTAAAGACCCACGCCCAAGCCCATGAGCAAATTCCCGATCACCAGCAGGGGAAAATCGGCGGCGATCGCCAACACAAACGAGGCCACCGCCGCCATTAACATCGATAGCAGCAGCGTGCGGCGGCGACCCCAGAGGGGAGTGTCTGCGAAGGAACCCCCGAGAATCCGTCCCAGGATACCGGACAGGGAAGCACTGCCCAACCCGATACCCACCTGGGTTGCCGATAGGTGCACATGGTTGACAAAGAAAATCGGGGCATAGAATAGGGTGAAGCCCGTGCCCAGTTGGGACAGCAATCGACCCCCCCACCAAGATCCAGATCTGAGGGTGGAGCTGGGGGAGTGGGATAGGTAACCGCAATCGGGATAAATAATGCATGGGGTTGGCAAAGCACAATGACGCAGCGTCAAGACTGGAGAACGTTGGGTGTCGCCCCCGATGGGCAACCGCCTGGGATGGGGCAGGTGGATGATTAGCTATCTCAAAGGAACAGTGGCTGGAACTCAAAAAAACCAGTGCCACTCGCGTCACCCTCACCCTGGAAGTCAACCACATCGGCTATGAGGTTCAGATTGTTCCCCGCCTGCTGCTGCAGCTCCCTGCTCTAGGAGAACCCCTGCAAGTCTATACCCATTTGCAGGTACGGGAGGATGATCTGGTTCTCTACGGCTTTGCAGCGGCTGCGGAACGGGATCTCTTCCGGCAACTGGTTAGCGTCAGTCGGGGTTGGTCCCCAGTTGGCGATCGCCCTGCTGGATACCCTGGGATTACAGGATTTAGTCCAGGCGATTGTGGCTGGCAACAGCCGGGTGTTATCCCGAACGCCGGGGGTGGGGAGTAAAACCGCCGAGCGACTGGCTTTGGAACTGAAAACCAAGTTAGCAGAATGGCGACAGCGAGCGGAGTTAACCACCCTCTCAGCCGCTGGCCCCACCCCGGATCTCCAGGAAGACGTGGAAATGACCCTGCTGGCCTTGGGTTACACCAACCGAGAAATCAGCAGCGCCTTACAAGCCGTGGGTCAGCAAACCAGCTTGGCAAAAAACTGCCGATGTCGAAGCCTGGATTCGGGCGGCGATCGCCTGGTTAAGCCAGGGTTAGACTTCTTATCCACGAATGGATATCTTTCCCCAGTGCAGTTTAAGGAGAACGATTGGCATATGCTAGAACATCAGATGGCAGCTTCAATTACCTGTCCACTTTTTTGAGACAAGGTCAGTCGGTGGCTGATGCCAACCATAGACGAGGGGCAACCACTCTGATGGCTGTTGATTCTTATGACTACGACATCCTGGAACCGTCATCATATTTTGTCCCTGGCTGACTTCACCCCCAGTGAATACAACACGGTGTTGCAAACCGCCGCGAGTTTTCGGGAGGTGCTGTCTCGTCGGACGAAGAAAGTCCCCACCCTCCAGGGACAGGTGGTGGCCAACCTATTTTTTGAACCCTCGACGCGCACCCGCAGTAGCTTTGAGTTGGCAGCGAAGCGGCTGTCTGCCGATACCCTCAATTTTGCCCCCAGTTCTTCTTCCCTCACCAAAGGCGAAACGATTCTGGATACGGCCAAAACCTATCTGGCCATGGGCACGGATCTAATGGTGATTCGTCATCGAGATGCTGGGGTTCCCCAAGCGATCGCCACGGAGATGGAGCGACTAGGCTCACGGGTGGGAGTCCTGAATGCAGGGGATGGACAACATGAACATCCCTCCCAAGGGCTGCTGGATTTGTTTACCCTCTGTACCCTGCTCGATCCGGGGCAACCGCGCTGGGAGTTATTGCAGGGGAAAAAAATTGCCATTGTGGGGGATATCTTACATTCACGGGTGGCGAGATCGAATCTCTGGAGTTTGACCGCCTCTGGAGCGGAGGTACACCTGGCGGCACCCCCCACCCTGCTGCCCCAGCTGTTTGCCTCCTATGGATCTGCCCAGGGTCGTCAGCTGCATCTCCATTGGAGCCTGGAACCTGCCTTGGAAGCTGCCGATTTTGTCATGACCCTACGACTGCAAAAAGAACGAATGACGCAGCATTTATTGCCCAGTCTGCGGGAGTATCATCAACAGTTTGGAATTACCCGCGATCGCCTGCAACTCTGTCACCCCGATGTCAAAGTTTTACACCCAGGGCCTGTGAATCGGGGGGTGGAAATTAGTTCTGACCTGATGGATGATCCACGCATTAGCTTGATTTCTCAACAGGTCACCAGTGGTGTTGCGGTGCGGATGGCCTTGCTGTACCTCATGGGCAGTGGCAAAGTTTAGCAGCGTTGATCCTCATGATCCTCTCCTTCCTCCTCCGACAGCAGCACTATCTATGCTCTCCTCCCCCCTTCCCATAGCTGGCTCAACCACCGATAGCTTGGCAATTACCTTTGCCCCCTTAGCGATCGAGGAGATTTATGCCCTGGCGGATTCACCGGCCAATGGGGCGATTGTGATCATGTGTGGCATGGTGCGCCACCAAACCGCTGGCAAGCCCGTCGTTGCCCTGGAGTACCAGGCGTATCAGCCCATGGCGCTCCAGGTTTTTGCCCAAATTACCGCCCAGATTCGACAAACCTGGCCGGATGTGGTGCGGGTGGTGATCCACCATCGCACAGGGCGCTTAAGAATCGGTGAAATCAGTGTGCTGGTTGCCGTTGGTTGCCCCCATCGCGCTGAGGCGTTTGCTGCCTGTGAGTACGCGATCGACACCCTGAAGCACAACGCCCCCATTTGGAAAAAGGAGCATTGGGCAGACGGCTCCAGTTCCTGGGTCAGTATTGGCGCCTGTGAATTGTCCAGCGAGGGGGGGTAAATTTCCTCCATGATTCAGCCAAGCCTCATGAGGTCACTTTTCAGACAGCAGCGATGGTGGAGGATCGCTTGGGTACTCTCCCCCGCATGGATACTGGGCAGCTTGATGCTTCAAAATAGTGTCAATATTCCAGCCTGGGATCAGTGGTACACCCCGGCAGATGTCTTGATCAAAGTTCATGGGGGTCAACTCTCCTTTGCCGATCTGATGGCCCAATATAACGAGAGCAAATTGCTCTTCCCGAGAATATTTTTTATCGGCTTGGCCTATTTAACGCATTGGGATGTTCGCTATGAAATGCTGGTCAGCTTTCTCTTAGCAGCGCTGATAGCTTTTAATCTCTATGTTGTCAGTCGCTATACGGTTCCCGGTCACCCCCACCCCTGGCTATTCTGGCTGACCAATTTGCTGGTTTTCAGTCCCCTTCAGTCTGAAAATTGGCTCCTGGGAATTTCAGTTGTTTCCTTTGTACCCATGGCCTGCGTGACAACGGGGATGACCATCATTTATCGCAACCAATGGCAGATTCAGCATCAAGTCTTGGCTTGTATGGGTCTCTGCCTTGTGAGTACCTTTTCAATTGCCAATGGCATGGTGGCTTGGGTGCTCATGCCTCCGGTCTTTTGGGCTCATGGCGAGGCACTACCCCAGTATCGACGAGGGCAGTTGATCCTGGCTGCGGCTTGGTTGACGGGCTGGCTGATCAGTCTTGTAATCTATTTCTCGGACTATCAAAAACCCGTAGGTCATCCGAGTTTGACTGCGGGGGTGATTCATCCCTGGATGGCTCTGCAATATTTGCTGTCTTTTCTGGGGGCACCCTTAGGAGGCGGAGAGTTGGGAATTGGCCAACTAGTGGGCCTGATCCTCCTGAGCTTATTCAGCGGCGGTTGCTGGTATTTGCTCCGGCATCGGCGGCAGCCATCCCTGGTGGATCGGGCGGTTCCCTGGTTGGCGATCGCAGCCTATAGTCTGATCAATGGCCTGGTGGCAACTGCCGGTCGGGTGGGTTTTGGCCTCGAACAGTCCCTGGCTTCCCGCTATGTCACGTATTCGGTCTATCTGCCCATTGCCCTCATTTATTTACTCAAAATTATCCATTCAGACTTGCAATTCCAGCCGTCTCTAGGGTCAAGAACCCCAGTTGTGGATCGGGCGATCGCTGCCCTTGTCACCCTCCTATTAACGCTGCAGGTTTTTAGCTTTAACCACGGGGTGCAGCTGATGGAAGCAACGAAATTGAGTCGCATTCAGGGTCAAGCCTGTCTCTTTTTTATTAATGTTTTGAGGGAGGATGCCTGCCTACTAGAAAATTTGTTTCCCAATGTAACTTTTTTACGCGATCGCGCCAATGCTCTCAATGCCCTCGGGTTTTTATCCCCTGGCTTGGCTCACAGTCGTCAATTACAGACGCTCCTGCCTGCGGTGTCGGATCAACCCACCCCCTCCCTGAACCATGGATGGATTGATCAGCTGCAACCGGTGGGCGATCTCAACTACCAATTAAATGGCTGGGCAGTTCTACCCGAGCAGGGGACAGCGGCCAAAATTGTAGTCCTGGCCTATGACGATGCCACGGGGTACTCAACCGCCTTCAAAATTTTGGCCGTTACCGAACCCAGGCCTGACGTTGCCGCCGCCTTCCGGGATCATGCCTATCTGCGTTCTGGATGGAAAGCCACCGTGTCAGGAGCACAGATTCCTGAGCAGGCAACCCACCTCAGTGTCTGGGCCTTTGACCCCAAAATCGGACAGGTGTTTCAGCTGGATGGTACCCGCTCCCTACCGAGATGAAGTGTGTTTTGGATTACATTGAGTCGGTATTCCACTAAACATAGGGAATGCCCGGTCGTCCTCTATCGTAAGGGGATGCAACGAAATGGTGCCGTCGTTGCCGGGATGTTAAGTTTGTAAATTCTACATTCCTGAGGTTGGCAATGAATGTCTTCCTGAGAGTTTTGTGGTGGAATCAATCTGCTCTCATGGGGTTGTCACTTTTCACTTTTGGTGCAGTAGCAACTGAGCTGGTTCCGAAGATTTTGCGACAGAGTTAACAACTGGCGGCAATCAACGGCACAAAGAACACAGCGTGGTGAGGAGTTCCCGTGAGTTTGAGCCGCAGCAAGTTAACTGATCAACCGCCCTTGAGCCTGAGTAGTTTTTTTCCCTTGCTATAACGATAGTGGCACCATTGCCAGCCTGATTGCTGCTGCGGATATGGTCGCCTCTGAGTTAACGACAGACTACGAAATTATTGTGGTCGATGATTGTAGCACCGATACCAGCCGGATACTCCTGCAACAGCTACAGCAGAAGTACCCTGCACTCCGCCTGGTTTTTCATGATCGAAATCGGGGGTATGGGGGGGCGCTCCGGTCTGGTTTTTTCCATGCCAGGAATGAGTTGATTTTTTATACCGATGGTGATGGACAGTATGATGTCTTTGAGTTACGTCATCTATTGCCAGTGATGCAAGAAGGGGTTGATATTGTCAACGGCTATAAAATTTGGCGCAACGACCCTTGGCATCGCGTGATCATTGGCAAAATTTATCTCCATCTGATGCGCTTCCTGTTTAATTTCCATGTACGGGATGTGGACTGTGATTTTCGCTTGCTGCGGCGGAATGTCTTTGATCAGGTACAACTCACCCATAATAGTGGGGTGATTTGCCTGGAAATGGTCAAGAAGTTAGAAATGGCAGGGTTTCGATTTGCTGAATATCCTGTGCATCACTTTCACCGTACCTGTGGGCGATCGCAGTTCTTCCAGATTCGCCGCCTCACCTATGTGGCAATGAACATTATTCGCCTGTGGTGGGAATTGTTCGTAGCCTCTAGACCCCAGCAGGCTTCGCGGCATTCGCGACAGTTACAGCGACCCCTCAATCATTCTCTGTTAGTCGTGCCCGCCATTCAGCAAGAAACCACCTCCTGAGCCGATGGAACACCAAGAGTACCCGCTCATGTATGCCCTAGAGGATCACTATTGGTGGTATGTGGGGCTACACCGGTTGGTGTTACAGAACCTCCCGCACCCCTTACCCCCCCGACCCACCCCTAAGATCCTGGATGCGGGGTGTGGGACGGGTCGGATGTTGCAGCTGTTGCAACAGACACGACCGCAGGGGGAATTTTGGGGCATTGATTTAGAAGCCACTGCGGTGGAATTGACCCAGCAGCGCTGTGATGCCCAGGTGGCGATCGCATCAGTGACCGATTTACCCTTCCCCGATCAGACCTTTGACGGGGTGATTTCCCTGGATGTGATTTCGAGCCGGGGGGTGGCGATCGAGGAGGCACTCCAGGAGTTTGCCCGGGTTCTCAAACCGCGGGGTTGGCTGATTTTAAACCTCCCCGCTTTGGAGTCCCTGCGAGGTCAACACGATTTAGCCGTGCATACCGAGCGACGTTACACCCGCCCGCAGATCGAGCAATTACTCCGAGCTGCTGGATTTAATACGCAAGTCCTCACCTATTGGAATCTGACCCTGTTACCAGTGGTGGCAATTGTGCGCTTTTGCTCCCGCCACTTTCCTGTTTCTAGAGCCGCTGCCATGGCTCCCCGTTCTGATCTGAAGCCCTTACCCACGCTGCTGAATCGCTGCCTCACCCGGTTAATTTTGTGGGAGGTACAGCTCACCCGCCGCTGGTCTTTACCGATTGGCTCATCGGTGTTTGCCGTTGGCTCCCTAGGCCCTGGAAGCTGCCAACCAAAACAGCCCATCGACCAAGATCGTACTCAGTACCGCCCCCCCAAAGGTCCAATGGTGTAGATGACGCGATCGCAAGGGAGCCAATCCCATCATTGCTAGCATCATTCCCAGGATCAGGGCTAACCCAATGCCCCAAGGGGTTTGCATCTGGACGATCGCCCGCTGAAAAATTGGCAGCGCCAAACTCGGATCAACCTGCATCAGTTGCCGCCAGTGGGGAATCAAGCCTACTAGATAAAAGTACAAATCCGTAATTGCAGTCCCCAATAACGATCCCAAATAGAACCAGCTGCCCACCTTTCCCCATTGTCGCCAGAGACAGTAAAGTGCTACGGGCAGGGCGATGGCTTCTACGGGTAAATGCCAGTAAGGTTCCCAGCGCAGCCATCCCCAATAGATAGACCCTGCCAACCAGGTACCACTAAACCCCAGGAGCAAATCTCCCCAAAGGCGAGTGCTGGCACGGGACAATAGGGACAAACTGCACCCCAGCCACCCCAGGGTGAGCAGGAGGCTAAACCAGGGGAATAAGCGCACCAAAGGGGCTTGGATAAACACCGGCACCGAGACCAAAAACACCGCTGCCCCAAAGAGCCACCACTTGAGGTGAGTCGTGCCCATAGTAACCCTAGTGAACAAGGATCCAGAGGTACAACCAGTTGACGAAGAGGGGGGGCGTATAGGAAGACAATGTTTGATGAAACTAAATGAAATTTATTTATTTTTCTTAATCTATCACAGCTATATCCCCCTCGGGGGCATCTACTCCTAGATGAATGAACAGCCAAGTGCAGTGATACTCTGAGAAGTGAGTCTGAATCAACGAGGAATCAACAGCGCATGGGTTTGGCAGCAGCGACGTATGGGGCCGTTTCTCTTAGCACTCCCATGGTCTTACCTCTCTTCGGGGTCTCTGAGGTGGAACCAATCGCCCAAATGAATCTGTTTCAGGCCCTGATTCTGGGGATGGTGCAGGGCTTAACCGAGTTTTTACCCATTAGCAGTACCGCCCATCTGAAAGTGGTGCCCGTGGCCTTGGGTTGGGGCGATCCGGGGGTAGCGGTTTACTGCGGTGATCCAACTGGGCAGCATCCTGGCGGTGTTGTGGTACTTCCGGCAAGACTTATCGCAAATTATTCGGGGTACCGTCAAGGCGATCGCCCGCGCTAACTACAAAGCCCGTACCTTTCGTATGGCTCTAGGCATTGTTCTGGGGACGATCCCGATTTTGTTTTTTGGCTTGTTGATCAAGCTATTGGTTCCAGACTACGACCATTCGCCGCTGCGGAGTTTAGTGGCCATCGCCCTCGCCTCGATTGGCATGTCGCTGTTGCTAGGATTGGCCGAATTCATCGGCAGCCGCAAACGGGGGTTCCCCCAACTCAGCGTCCTTGATGGGATGTTGATGGGACTCGCCCAAACCCTGGCGTTGATTCCAGGGGTGTCCCGATCAGGTTCTACCTTAACAGCAGGGTTGTTTCTGGGGCTGGAACGGGCAACCGCCGCTCGCTTTTCATTTCTTTTAGGGATTCCCGCCATTACCCTGGCGGGGATTGTGGAACTGAAAGGGGCGTTGCAATCCGGCTTGGAAGGGGCAGGACTCCTGCCCCTGATGGCAGGTATTCTCTCGGCAGCAGTGTTTTCCTATCTGGCGATCGCCTGGTTGCTGCGCTATTTGCAAACCCAAAATACCTGGGTGTTCGTTTGGTATCGGTTGGGGTTTGGCATCGTGATTTTGGGGGCGATCGCCACCGGACTGTTAAACAACCTTTAGGTGAGGATAGTCCCCCCCATTAAACGCTGATAGCGGTAGGTTAACTCTCTCTTCATCAACGCCCAACGCTCCAGGGTCGGATCTTGGGCGATCGCCTGTTCGGCAGCCTCGCGGGCAATTTCCAGCACCGCCTGATCTGCCACTAGGCTAGCGAGGGCAAAGTCTGGCAGTCCTGATTGGCGCGTACCTAAGACCTGCCCAGGGCCGCGAAATCGCAAATCCATCTCGGCAATAAAGAAGCCATCCTGGGACTGTTCCAAGACTTTTAACCGCTGTTGGGCGGGTTCACTTTGAGAGCTACTCATCAGCAAACAGTAAGCCTGATCAGCTCCCCGTCCCACCCGTCCCCGGAGTTGATGCAGTTGGGAGAGTCCAAACCGTTCCGCATGTTCAATTAACATCACCGAAGCATTGGGCACATCCACCCCGACTTCCACCACCGTGGTGGCCACCAAGATGTGACTCTGGTTCTCTCGAAACCGTTGAATTGCGGCATCTTTGTCCCCTGAACTCATCCGTCCATGGAGTAACCCCACCTGAAACTCCGGGAAAATTACCTCGCGCAGCCGCTGATGTTCCGCGATCGCGGATTTCAAGTCCAACTTTTCAGACTCTTCCACCAGGGGCAAAACAATATAAACCTGATGCCCCTGGGCTACTTCCCGCCGTATCAGGTCATAGGCCGAAGTGCGATCGCGGCTACTGAGAACCGTGGTGCGAATCGGCTTCCGACCCGGTGGCAACTCATCAATCTGACTGACATCCAGATCCCCATGGAGGGTGAGGGCGAGGGTTCGGGGAATGGGGGTAGCCGTCAGAGTCAACACATGGGGATGTTCCCCCTTTTGCTGCAAGCGCGCCCGCTGTTGCACCCCAAAGCGGTGTTGTTCATCAATCACTACCAAACCCAAGCGCTGAAAATTGACCCCATCCTCGATCAGGGCATGGGTGCCCACCAGCAACGGCAGTTCCCCCGTAGCAAGTTGGGTGAAAATCTGGCGGCGTTTACTCAGTTTGGTGGAGCCGGTCAGCAGTTCCACGGGTAAATGGAGTAAATTCAGCCAACTGACCAGTTTGCGGTAGTGCTGTTCCGCTAGAACTTCTGTGGGAGCCATGAGAGCCGCTTGATAGCCCGATTGGATAGCTGCCAACAACGCCACCACCGCGACCACGGTTTTACCGGAACCGACATCGCCCTGGACTAAGCGATTCATCGGCAGG contains the following coding sequences:
- a CDS encoding undecaprenyl-diphosphate phosphatase; its protein translation is MLWYFRQDLSQIIRGTVKAIARANYKARTFRMALGIVLGTIPILFFGLLIKLLVPDYDHSPLRSLVAIALASIGMSLLLGLAEFIGSRKRGFPQLSVLDGMLMGLAQTLALIPGVSRSGSTLTAGLFLGLERATAARFSFLLGIPAITLAGIVELKGALQSGLEGAGLLPLMAGILSAAVFSYLAIAWLLRYLQTQNTWVFVWYRLGFGIVILGAIATGLLNNL